The Strigops habroptila isolate Jane chromosome 13, bStrHab1.2.pri, whole genome shotgun sequence genome contains a region encoding:
- the BHLHE23 gene encoding class E basic helix-loop-helix protein 23, protein MAELKSLGGEAYLALPPGYGPSAFAYGAVRGGTEGPRGTYPGGGGGADFHPGALGKSAESSGEQSGDEEDGFEAGVKGGAGFEREGKLKGGALGKKPKEQRSLRLSINARERRRMHDLNDALDGLRSVIPYAHSPSVRKLSKIATLLLAKNYILMQAQALEEMRRLVAYLNQGQALSAPLPATLNPFAQSAVYPFGGAALPGCPEKCTAFTGAASLCKHCNDKP, encoded by the coding sequence ATGGCCGAGCTCAAGTCGCTGGGCGGCGAAGCATACCTGGCTCTGCCCCCGGGGTACGGCCCGTCCGCGTTCGCCTACGGGGCCGTGCGCGGTGGTACCGAGGGCCCGCGGGGAACCTAcccggggggcggcggcggagcggaCTTCCATCCCGGAGCGCTGGGCAAGTCGGCGGAGAGTAGCGGCGAGCAGAGCGGCGACGAGGAGGACGGCTTCGAGGCCGGGGTGAAAGGCGGCGCGGGCTTCGAGCGAGAGGGCAAGCTGAAAGGGGGAGCCCTGGGTAAGAAGCCCAAGGAGCAGCGCTCGCTGCGCCTCAGCATCAACGCGCGGGAGCGGCGGAGGATGCACGACCTGAACGACGCGCTGGACGGGCTGCGCTCCGTCATCCCCTATGCCCACAGCCCTTCGGTGCGGAAACTCTCCAAAATCGCCACCCTGCTCCTGGCCAAGAACTACATCCTCATGCAGGCGCAGGCCCTGGAGGAGATGCGGCGGCTGGTGGCCTACCTGAACCAGGGCCAGGCGCTGAGCGCCCCGCTGCCCGCCACCCTCAACCCCTTCGCACAGTCGGCCGTGTACCCCTTCGGCGGAGCGGCCTTGCCCGGCTGCCCCGAGAAATGCACTGCCTTCACAGGAGCCGCCTCCCTCTGCAAACACTGTAACGACAAGCCTTGA